A portion of the Sus scrofa isolate TJ Tabasco breed Duroc chromosome 5, Sscrofa11.1, whole genome shotgun sequence genome contains these proteins:
- the ZNF385A gene encoding zinc finger protein 385A isoform X1 — MQPPLDLKQILPFPLEPAPTLGLFSNYSTMDPVQKAVLSHTFGGPLLKTKRPIISCNVCQIRFNSQSQAEAHYKGNRHARRVKGIEAAKTRGREPGVRESGDPAPPGSTPPNGDGVAPRPVSMENGLGPAPGSPEKQPGSPSPPSVPETGQGVTKGEVGTTPAPASLPGGSKEEEEKAKRLLYCALCKVAVNSLSQLEAHNKGTKHKTILEARSGLGPIKAYPRLGPPTPGEPEAPAQDRTFHCEICNVKVNSEVQLKQHISSRRHRDGVAGKPNPLLSRHKKPRGAGELAGTLTFSKELPKSLAGGLLPSPLAVAAVMAAAAGSPLSLRPAPAAPLLQGPPITHPLLHPAPGPIRTAHGPILFSPY, encoded by the exons ATGCAGCCCCCACTGGACCTCAAGCAGATCCTGCCCTTCCCACTGGAGCCGGCACCCACCCTGGGCCTCTTCAGCAACTACAGCACT ATGGACCCTGTGCAGAAGGCTGTACTCTCCCACACTTTTGGGGGACCCTTGCTCAAGACCAAGCGGCCCATCATTTCCTGTAATGTCTGTCAGATCCGTTTCAATTCTCAG AGCCAGGCTGAGGCACACTACAAGGGTAACCGCCATGCCCGAAGAGTCAAAGGCATCGAGGCTGCCAAGACCCGCGGCAGGGAGCCTGGCGTCCGGGAATCTGGAGACCCAGCTCCTCCAGGCAGCACCCCCCCAAATGGAGATGGTGTAGCCCCCCGTCCAG TTTCCATGGAGAATGGATTGGGTCCAGCCCCAGGATCCCCAGAGAAACAGCCTGGCTCCCCATCTCCTCCCAGCGTTCCGGAGACTGGTCAGGGTGTGACCAAGGGTGAAGTGGGGACTactccagccccagcctcctTGCCTGGAGGTagcaaggaagaggaagagaaggccaAGCGGCTGCTCTACTGTGCTCTGTGCAAGGTGGCAGTGAACTCCCTGTCCCAGCTTGAGGCCCATAACAAAG GTACTAAGCACAAGACAATTCTGGAGGCCCGAAGTGGGCTGGGTCCCATCAAAGCTTACCCTCGGCTGGGGCCTCCCACTCCCGGGGAACCAGAGGCTCCTGCCCAGGACCGAACCTTCCACTGTGAGATCTGCAATGTCAAGGTCAACTCGGAGGTCCAACTGAAACAG CACATTTCCAGCCGGCGGCACCGAGATGGCGTGGCCGGGAAGCCCAACCCGCTACTGAGCCGTCACAAGAAGCCTAGGGGCGCCGGGGAGCTGGCG GGCACTCTGACTTTCTCCAAGGAGCTGCCCAAGTCCCTGGCCGGCggcctgctccccagccccctggcGGTGGCTGCTGTGATGGCAGCGGCAGCAGGCTCCCCGCTGTCTCTGCGCCCGGCTCCAGCCGCACCTCTTCTCCAGGGACCGCCGATCACCCACCCCCTGCTCCACCCTGCCCCCGGGCCCATCCGAACTGCGCACGGACCCATCCTTTTCTCCCCCTACTGA
- the ZNF385A gene encoding zinc finger protein 385A isoform X2, producing the protein MILGSLSRAGPLPLLRQPPIMQPPLDLKQILPFPLEPAPTLGLFSNYSTMDPVQKAVLSHTFGGPLLKTKRPIISCNVCQIRFNSQSQAEAHYKGNRHARRVKGIEAAKTRGREPGVRESGDPAPPGSTPPNGDGVAPRPVSMENGLGPAPGSPEKQPGSPSPPSVPETGQGVTKGEVGTTPAPASLPGGSKEEEEKAKRLLYCALCKVAVNSLSQLEAHNKGTKHKTILEARSGLGPIKAYPRLGPPTPGEPEAPAQDRTFHCEICNVKVNSEVQLKQHISSRRHRDGVAGKPNPLLSRHKKPRGAGELAGTLTFSKELPKSLAGGLLPSPLAVAAVMAAAAGSPLSLRPAPAAPLLQGPPITHPLLHPAPGPIRTAHGPILFSPY; encoded by the exons GCAGCTTGAGCCGGGCAGGGCCCCTCCCTCTGCTACGGCAGCCCCCCATCATGCAGCCCCCACTGGACCTCAAGCAGATCCTGCCCTTCCCACTGGAGCCGGCACCCACCCTGGGCCTCTTCAGCAACTACAGCACT ATGGACCCTGTGCAGAAGGCTGTACTCTCCCACACTTTTGGGGGACCCTTGCTCAAGACCAAGCGGCCCATCATTTCCTGTAATGTCTGTCAGATCCGTTTCAATTCTCAG AGCCAGGCTGAGGCACACTACAAGGGTAACCGCCATGCCCGAAGAGTCAAAGGCATCGAGGCTGCCAAGACCCGCGGCAGGGAGCCTGGCGTCCGGGAATCTGGAGACCCAGCTCCTCCAGGCAGCACCCCCCCAAATGGAGATGGTGTAGCCCCCCGTCCAG TTTCCATGGAGAATGGATTGGGTCCAGCCCCAGGATCCCCAGAGAAACAGCCTGGCTCCCCATCTCCTCCCAGCGTTCCGGAGACTGGTCAGGGTGTGACCAAGGGTGAAGTGGGGACTactccagccccagcctcctTGCCTGGAGGTagcaaggaagaggaagagaaggccaAGCGGCTGCTCTACTGTGCTCTGTGCAAGGTGGCAGTGAACTCCCTGTCCCAGCTTGAGGCCCATAACAAAG GTACTAAGCACAAGACAATTCTGGAGGCCCGAAGTGGGCTGGGTCCCATCAAAGCTTACCCTCGGCTGGGGCCTCCCACTCCCGGGGAACCAGAGGCTCCTGCCCAGGACCGAACCTTCCACTGTGAGATCTGCAATGTCAAGGTCAACTCGGAGGTCCAACTGAAACAG CACATTTCCAGCCGGCGGCACCGAGATGGCGTGGCCGGGAAGCCCAACCCGCTACTGAGCCGTCACAAGAAGCCTAGGGGCGCCGGGGAGCTGGCG GGCACTCTGACTTTCTCCAAGGAGCTGCCCAAGTCCCTGGCCGGCggcctgctccccagccccctggcGGTGGCTGCTGTGATGGCAGCGGCAGCAGGCTCCCCGCTGTCTCTGCGCCCGGCTCCAGCCGCACCTCTTCTCCAGGGACCGCCGATCACCCACCCCCTGCTCCACCCTGCCCCCGGGCCCATCCGAACTGCGCACGGACCCATCCTTTTCTCCCCCTACTGA
- the ZNF385A gene encoding zinc finger protein 385A isoform X3: MDPVQKAVLSHTFGGPLLKTKRPIISCNVCQIRFNSQSQAEAHYKGNRHARRVKGIEAAKTRGREPGVRESGDPAPPGSTPPNGDGVAPRPVSMENGLGPAPGSPEKQPGSPSPPSVPETGQGVTKGEVGTTPAPASLPGGSKEEEEKAKRLLYCALCKVAVNSLSQLEAHNKGTKHKTILEARSGLGPIKAYPRLGPPTPGEPEAPAQDRTFHCEICNVKVNSEVQLKQHISSRRHRDGVAGKPNPLLSRHKKPRGAGELAGTLTFSKELPKSLAGGLLPSPLAVAAVMAAAAGSPLSLRPAPAAPLLQGPPITHPLLHPAPGPIRTAHGPILFSPY; this comes from the exons ATGGACCCTGTGCAGAAGGCTGTACTCTCCCACACTTTTGGGGGACCCTTGCTCAAGACCAAGCGGCCCATCATTTCCTGTAATGTCTGTCAGATCCGTTTCAATTCTCAG AGCCAGGCTGAGGCACACTACAAGGGTAACCGCCATGCCCGAAGAGTCAAAGGCATCGAGGCTGCCAAGACCCGCGGCAGGGAGCCTGGCGTCCGGGAATCTGGAGACCCAGCTCCTCCAGGCAGCACCCCCCCAAATGGAGATGGTGTAGCCCCCCGTCCAG TTTCCATGGAGAATGGATTGGGTCCAGCCCCAGGATCCCCAGAGAAACAGCCTGGCTCCCCATCTCCTCCCAGCGTTCCGGAGACTGGTCAGGGTGTGACCAAGGGTGAAGTGGGGACTactccagccccagcctcctTGCCTGGAGGTagcaaggaagaggaagagaaggccaAGCGGCTGCTCTACTGTGCTCTGTGCAAGGTGGCAGTGAACTCCCTGTCCCAGCTTGAGGCCCATAACAAAG GTACTAAGCACAAGACAATTCTGGAGGCCCGAAGTGGGCTGGGTCCCATCAAAGCTTACCCTCGGCTGGGGCCTCCCACTCCCGGGGAACCAGAGGCTCCTGCCCAGGACCGAACCTTCCACTGTGAGATCTGCAATGTCAAGGTCAACTCGGAGGTCCAACTGAAACAG CACATTTCCAGCCGGCGGCACCGAGATGGCGTGGCCGGGAAGCCCAACCCGCTACTGAGCCGTCACAAGAAGCCTAGGGGCGCCGGGGAGCTGGCG GGCACTCTGACTTTCTCCAAGGAGCTGCCCAAGTCCCTGGCCGGCggcctgctccccagccccctggcGGTGGCTGCTGTGATGGCAGCGGCAGCAGGCTCCCCGCTGTCTCTGCGCCCGGCTCCAGCCGCACCTCTTCTCCAGGGACCGCCGATCACCCACCCCCTGCTCCACCCTGCCCCCGGGCCCATCCGAACTGCGCACGGACCCATCCTTTTCTCCCCCTACTGA